In Pseudomonadota bacterium, a genomic segment contains:
- a CDS encoding ASCH domain-containing protein translates to MQFMKRLRDPVRNGEVTRTVRIWKSLRVKVGNRYLLEPGHIVVDAVHPIELSDITPEIARETGFKGVVDLLKTARHGTGDQVFLIDFHYLPPEA, encoded by the coding sequence ATGCAGTTTATGAAAAGACTCCGCGATCCCGTCAGAAATGGAGAAGTCACCCGAACCGTCCGCATCTGGAAGTCGCTGCGCGTCAAGGTCGGAAACCGCTACCTGCTGGAACCGGGCCATATTGTGGTGGATGCGGTTCACCCGATTGAGCTAAGCGACATCACGCCAGAGATCGCCCGCGAAACCGGGTTCAAGGGTGTGGTCGATCTGCTGAAAACCGCCAGGCACGGCACCGGCGATCAGGTATTTCTGATCGACTTTCATTACTTACCGCCGGAAGCTTAG
- the nth gene encoding endonuclease III, protein MRRQEKAAKIIDILEELYPETPIPLDHSDSFTLLIAVLLSAQTTDKKVNEVTPALFERGPDPFAMARLPVEEILGLIRQLGLAPQKAKNIKRLSEMLVADGGAVPETFEGLEVLPGVGHKTASVVMSQAFGVPAFPVDTHIHRLAARWGLSDGSSVDKTERDLKRVFPRELWNKLHLQIIFFGREHCPARFHVLEHCPICSFCATKKRMRDETRENNRLRQRRSR, encoded by the coding sequence ATGCGACGGCAGGAAAAAGCAGCAAAGATCATCGATATCTTAGAGGAGCTCTATCCTGAGACGCCCATCCCGCTGGACCATAGCGATTCGTTTACCCTGCTGATTGCCGTACTGCTGTCAGCCCAGACGACCGACAAAAAGGTCAACGAAGTCACGCCGGCGCTGTTTGAGCGCGGCCCCGATCCCTTTGCGATGGCCAGGCTCCCGGTGGAGGAGATTCTCGGGCTGATCCGGCAGCTGGGGCTGGCTCCGCAGAAGGCGAAAAACATCAAGCGATTGTCCGAGATGCTGGTCGCTGACGGGGGCGCGGTGCCGGAGACCTTCGAAGGACTCGAGGTGCTGCCGGGCGTCGGGCACAAAACCGCATCGGTGGTGATGTCACAGGCATTTGGCGTTCCGGCGTTTCCTGTGGACACTCACATCCACCGGCTAGCGGCCCGCTGGGGGCTGTCGGATGGGTCAAGCGTCGACAAGACGGAGCGCGATCTGAAACGCGTTTTTCCGCGGGAGCTGTGGAACAAGCTCCATCTGCAGATCATTTTCTTTGGTCGCGAGCACTGCCCAGCCCGCTTTCACGTGCTCGAGCACTGTCCGATCTGCTCCTTCTGCGCCACCAAGAAGCGGATGCGGGACGAGACTCGGGAAAACAATCGGCTCCGGCAGCGGCGGTCGCGATAG
- a CDS encoding LysR family transcriptional regulator has product MDVLNAMRVFVTIVDAGSLTGAADSLDRSQPSVVRSLASLEKHLGTRLLARTTRRMSLTPEGRDFLARCRQILADVAEAEGAVSQQDAELRGVLRLTAPVQFGQRHVAPIVSRFLATYPELEVDLLLLDRNIDLVEEGIDLALRIGPLPDSNLVAVPVGTVRRIICAAPALLSRVAEPSSPAELAGLPCIRITNLTRPGTWPYRDKNRDRTVQVQGRFQCNQVGAGLAACLAGVGFGQFLSYQVRDLIAVGELQPVLEAFEVAPLPVSLVYAGGRLASARQRALVQFVKEALSESEAL; this is encoded by the coding sequence ATGGACGTTCTCAACGCGATGCGGGTGTTTGTGACCATCGTCGACGCCGGCAGCCTGACCGGAGCCGCAGATTCGCTGGACCGCTCCCAGCCTTCGGTGGTGCGATCGCTGGCAAGCCTGGAAAAACACCTGGGAACCCGGCTTCTTGCGCGAACCACCCGCCGGATGTCGCTGACTCCCGAGGGGCGCGATTTCCTGGCACGCTGTCGCCAGATCCTCGCGGACGTGGCGGAAGCCGAAGGCGCCGTCAGCCAGCAAGACGCAGAGCTGCGTGGTGTCCTTCGGCTCACCGCGCCGGTTCAGTTTGGCCAGCGGCATGTCGCTCCGATCGTGAGCCGGTTCCTTGCGACCTACCCGGAGCTGGAAGTTGATCTGCTGCTGCTAGACCGAAACATTGATCTGGTGGAAGAAGGGATCGACCTGGCGCTGCGCATCGGCCCCCTGCCGGACTCCAACCTGGTGGCGGTGCCGGTCGGAACCGTTCGCAGGATTATTTGTGCCGCGCCCGCCCTGCTGAGCCGCGTTGCTGAGCCGAGTTCGCCGGCTGAACTCGCCGGTTTGCCGTGTATTCGAATCACCAATCTGACCCGGCCGGGAACCTGGCCTTACCGCGACAAAAATCGCGACCGCACCGTTCAGGTCCAGGGCCGCTTTCAATGCAACCAGGTCGGTGCTGGCCTGGCAGCCTGCTTGGCCGGCGTGGGGTTTGGACAGTTTCTGTCTTATCAGGTCAGGGACCTGATCGCCGTTGGAGAGCTGCAGCCGGTCCTTGAAGCGTTCGAAGTCGCCCCGCTGCCGGTGAGCCTGGTCTACGCGGGCGGGCGGCTTGCGTCAGCGCGACAGCGGGCACTCGTGCAGTTTGTGAAGGAGGCACTCAGCGAGAGCGAGGCGTTGTGA
- a CDS encoding pyridoxamine 5'-phosphate oxidase family protein: MSISSDASTPFHRGEEEVQRRQGVYESVKTWGSKVVRDYLPEQHREFYAQQPFVIAAARDGQARPWVTVLTGKPGFLTSPTVTTMDFAATLPAGDALGGALTEGAQLGLLGIELATRRRNRVNGTITATRGDGFSFDVGQTFGNCPQYISERHWKPATAPVAETSVRGQTLTTDQKALIANADTFFIGSGIIDDENRQANGLDASHRGGPSGFVEVQSQSRIVFPDYAGNNHFNTIGNLLVDPRVGLLFVDFEKGSLLQITGRATIDWDSEAVGEHAGAQRLVIIDIEETVQQDAVLPMRFTPPESMVRDLRLVDRRQESDDVVSFYFASRDDGDLPDFKAGQHLPLELHIEGFSAPVARTYSLSNGPGQGVYRISVKREPRGLVSRALQDTLQVGNIIHGRDPAGDFTLPEGSRPVVLISAGIGVTPMLSMLHELAARDPERPVVFIHGARNGRLHAMREEVNRISQNHKNLETLVAYSQPLPEDRIGEHYDLEGRIDSNAIRHAVGDLQADYFLCGPASFLGAMSDMLSGLGIEEAHVHVEQF; encoded by the coding sequence ATGTCGATCAGCAGTGACGCCAGCACACCGTTTCACCGTGGCGAGGAGGAAGTACAGCGCCGCCAGGGGGTTTATGAATCGGTGAAAACCTGGGGCAGCAAGGTGGTCCGCGACTACCTGCCTGAACAGCATCGAGAGTTTTATGCTCAGCAGCCGTTTGTGATTGCCGCGGCGCGTGATGGCCAGGCCCGCCCCTGGGTGACGGTACTCACCGGAAAGCCCGGCTTTCTCACCTCGCCGACCGTCACCACCATGGACTTTGCCGCGACACTCCCGGCGGGGGACGCGCTGGGAGGAGCGCTCACCGAAGGTGCCCAGCTCGGACTGCTGGGTATCGAGCTGGCCACCCGGCGACGCAATCGGGTCAACGGTACGATCACGGCCACGCGCGGTGATGGGTTTAGCTTCGACGTCGGCCAAACCTTCGGCAACTGTCCGCAATACATCTCAGAACGTCACTGGAAACCTGCGACCGCCCCCGTGGCTGAGACTTCGGTGCGTGGTCAGACGCTCACCACGGACCAAAAGGCGCTGATCGCAAACGCTGATACCTTCTTCATCGGCAGCGGCATCATTGATGACGAGAACCGTCAGGCCAACGGTCTGGACGCATCCCACCGCGGTGGTCCAAGCGGTTTTGTCGAAGTGCAGAGCCAGAGCCGAATCGTGTTTCCCGACTACGCTGGCAACAACCATTTCAATACCATCGGGAACCTGCTGGTGGATCCGCGAGTGGGCCTGCTGTTTGTGGACTTCGAAAAGGGGAGCCTGCTCCAGATCACCGGTCGGGCGACAATCGACTGGGATTCCGAAGCGGTAGGCGAGCATGCCGGAGCCCAACGTCTGGTCATTATCGACATCGAAGAGACGGTCCAGCAGGACGCCGTACTCCCCATGCGCTTTACTCCGCCGGAATCCATGGTCCGCGACCTGCGCCTCGTGGATCGTCGCCAGGAGTCGGATGACGTGGTGTCGTTTTACTTCGCGTCGCGAGATGACGGTGATCTGCCCGACTTCAAAGCGGGCCAGCACCTCCCGCTGGAGCTCCATATCGAAGGCTTCTCGGCGCCCGTAGCCAGGACATACTCGTTGTCGAACGGTCCAGGACAGGGCGTGTACCGGATCAGCGTGAAGCGGGAGCCTCGCGGGCTGGTGTCGCGCGCACTCCAAGACACGCTTCAGGTTGGCAACATCATTCACGGCCGGGATCCGGCGGGTGACTTCACCCTGCCAGAGGGATCGAGGCCGGTGGTGCTCATCAGTGCCGGCATTGGGGTCACGCCGATGCTGAGCATGCTGCACGAGCTGGCTGCCCGAGACCCGGAGCGGCCGGTGGTTTTTATTCACGGAGCGCGCAACGGACGCCTCCACGCTATGCGAGAGGAGGTCAATAGGATCAGCCAAAACCACAAGAACTTAGAAACTCTGGTCGCTTACAGCCAGCCACTGCCCGAGGATCGAATTGGCGAGCATTACGACCTTGAAGGCCGCATCGACAGCAACGCGATTCGCCATGCCGTCGGCGACCTGCAGGCCGACTACTTCCTTTGCGGACCTGCGTCTTTTCTGGGTGCCATGAGCGACATGCTGTCTGGTCTTGGGATTGAGGAGGCCCATGTCCACGTTGAGCAGTTTTAG
- a CDS encoding phosphatase PAP2 family protein has translation MVILVMLVPGYLLIASFTDAQTAHSPKLAVDAWIPLVPAWVLVYGTVYFYLILVPLLVIQQADLVERTVRAYLTVWLLSFTGFLLFPTIAPRPEDFEGTGFAAWGLEFLYQADPPHNCFPSLHVAHSFVSALAVSRVRQDLGWIAIICAALVAVSTLFTKQHFFVDLVAGVLLALFAYAVFLRSYPLSAVTELEHHAAPVLSGLAGAIAGVSLLAFWLAFQLAKSAP, from the coding sequence ATGGTGATTCTGGTTATGTTGGTCCCCGGTTATCTGCTGATCGCGTCGTTCACGGATGCCCAAACGGCTCATTCCCCGAAGTTGGCCGTGGATGCCTGGATACCGCTGGTCCCCGCCTGGGTTCTGGTCTATGGGACGGTTTATTTTTATTTGATCCTGGTGCCCTTGCTGGTGATTCAGCAGGCCGACTTGGTCGAGCGAACGGTGCGGGCCTATCTGACGGTTTGGTTGCTATCCTTTACGGGGTTTTTGCTATTCCCGACCATCGCACCCCGGCCCGAAGACTTTGAGGGAACGGGTTTTGCAGCGTGGGGTCTCGAATTTCTCTACCAGGCAGACCCGCCTCATAACTGCTTTCCTTCCCTTCATGTTGCGCACTCTTTTGTATCCGCGTTGGCGGTGTCTAGAGTCAGACAGGATTTGGGGTGGATCGCGATCATTTGTGCGGCCTTGGTGGCCGTATCAACGCTGTTCACGAAACAGCATTTTTTCGTCGATCTTGTCGCCGGCGTCCTCCTTGCCCTTTTTGCCTACGCTGTCTTCTTACGGTCTTACCCCCTTAGCGCCGTCACCGAACTGGAGCACCATGCAGCGCCGGTCCTTTCCGGCCTGGCGGGTGCGATTGCTGGCGTGAGTCTATTGGCCTTCTGGCTCGCATTTCAGCTGGCGAAGTCTGCGCCATAG
- a CDS encoding enoyl-CoA hydratase/isomerase family protein: MKYEGFTTFSTEQQDGILTVTFNFGSVNVQGQEMLADLNSLAMRLERDRETKVVVFQSANPEVWVCHYDTELLKDMSDEAVSREEAQLLDLQAVCERISKAPQATIAKLEGFARGGGHELALALDMRFAARGKYKFMQMEVGMGILPCGGGASRMARQTGLGRALEIILSARDFDADEAEAMGTINKALEPDEIGPYVSQLAQRIAKFPAESINACKQMVYESIDRPIDDALKAEAYWLYQATSKTPALKRFRIADEQGLEHDMENQRKWNDLVMQVQEIQ; the protein is encoded by the coding sequence ATGAAATATGAAGGCTTTACGACATTTTCGACCGAACAGCAGGACGGCATCCTGACCGTCACGTTCAACTTCGGGTCGGTCAACGTCCAAGGGCAGGAGATGCTCGCGGATCTGAATAGTCTAGCCATGCGGCTGGAACGCGATCGCGAGACCAAGGTTGTTGTGTTTCAGTCAGCGAACCCGGAGGTGTGGGTTTGTCACTACGACACCGAACTGCTCAAGGACATGTCTGATGAGGCGGTTTCGCGCGAGGAGGCTCAGCTCCTCGACCTTCAGGCGGTGTGCGAAAGAATCAGCAAGGCACCGCAGGCAACCATCGCCAAGCTGGAGGGCTTTGCTCGCGGCGGTGGCCATGAGCTGGCGCTGGCGCTCGATATGCGCTTTGCGGCCCGCGGGAAGTATAAGTTCATGCAGATGGAAGTGGGCATGGGCATTCTCCCGTGCGGCGGCGGCGCATCGCGGATGGCCCGCCAGACCGGACTGGGCCGGGCACTGGAGATCATCCTGAGCGCGCGCGACTTCGACGCTGACGAAGCTGAAGCGATGGGCACTATTAACAAGGCGCTAGAGCCCGATGAAATTGGTCCCTATGTCTCGCAGCTGGCCCAGCGCATCGCGAAGTTTCCCGCCGAATCGATCAACGCCTGTAAGCAGATGGTGTACGAGTCGATCGACCGCCCCATCGACGACGCGCTGAAGGCCGAGGCGTATTGGCTCTACCAGGCTACCAGCAAGACCCCCGCCCTTAAGCGGTTCCGCATCGCCGATGAGCAGGGCCTGGAGCACGACATGGAAAACCAGCGGAAGTGGAACGATCTCGTGATGCAGGTGCAGGAGATCCAATGA
- a CDS encoding SDR family NAD(P)-dependent oxidoreductase yields MNKTILLTGATDGIGLETAKRLAADGHTLLIHGRSDAKLRATAELLSQIPGASAIVTQQADLSRLEEVKQLAAALRRDYETLDVLINNAGVYEVANPLTPEGDDVRFVVNTIAPYLLTQELLPLMPTTGRVINLSSAAQAPVDLAALDGQRRLGASDAYAQSKLACTMWTFHLAQHWPTTAPSIIAVNPASLLGSKMVKEAYGMAGKDLSIGADILCRAALSDEFEGITGRYFDNDRQQFSQPHPDALDPNKNAAVVAAIEAAIGRLSR; encoded by the coding sequence ATGAACAAAACCATTTTGCTCACCGGCGCCACCGATGGCATTGGTCTTGAGACCGCCAAACGGCTGGCCGCTGATGGCCATACGCTGCTGATTCATGGACGCAGCGACGCCAAACTCCGCGCCACCGCCGAGCTCCTTTCTCAGATACCGGGGGCCTCAGCGATCGTGACGCAGCAGGCCGATCTGTCTCGACTCGAGGAGGTCAAGCAGCTCGCAGCGGCCCTGCGGCGCGACTACGAGACGCTCGACGTCCTGATCAACAACGCAGGCGTCTACGAGGTGGCAAATCCGCTCACGCCCGAAGGTGACGACGTCCGGTTTGTGGTCAACACGATTGCCCCCTACCTGCTTACGCAGGAGCTGCTGCCGCTCATGCCCACGACGGGAAGGGTCATCAACCTGTCGTCAGCCGCCCAGGCGCCCGTCGATCTCGCTGCGCTGGACGGCCAAAGACGCCTAGGCGCCAGCGACGCCTACGCGCAAAGCAAACTCGCCTGCACCATGTGGACCTTCCATCTGGCCCAGCACTGGCCCACCACCGCACCCTCGATTATTGCGGTGAACCCCGCGTCGCTGCTCGGGAGCAAGATGGTCAAAGAAGCCTACGGTATGGCCGGCAAAGATCTGAGTATCGGCGCGGACATCCTCTGCCGCGCGGCTTTGAGCGATGAATTTGAGGGCATTACGGGTCGTTACTTCGACAACGACCGCCAGCAGTTCTCCCAACCGCACCCCGACGCCCTGGATCCCAACAAGAACGCTGCCGTGGTTGCAGCCATCGAAGCGGCGATCGGCCGGCTAAGCCGTTGA
- a CDS encoding LLM class oxidoreductase, with amino-acid sequence MTFAQKLDLGQRFAQINLGYASVFSPGELSLGLVVPIESYPNGPVPTMTDHVKRVQLAETLGFSAVWLRDVPFNVPAFGDAGQTFDPFVYLGALAMQTQSIALGAASIVLPLRHPAHVAKAAATADVLSGGRLILGIASGDRPEEYPALGIPFADRDVRFREAYEYIRGVAERQPSLDSGYGRVSGGIDSLPKPVGGKLPLLITGSSRQSPEWVAANGDGWMTYPRPAAAQSNLIQAYRDGVLAVSEFDKPVMEPLYIDLVDDPTAAPQPIHLGLRLGTDALRTYLESRRDIGVNHIALNLRFCRGNIERTLEKLSVEILPYFKTRNS; translated from the coding sequence ATGACGTTTGCCCAAAAACTGGATCTCGGCCAGCGCTTTGCGCAGATCAACCTTGGCTACGCTTCCGTGTTTTCACCGGGCGAGCTGTCGCTGGGGCTGGTGGTACCGATCGAGTCGTATCCAAACGGCCCGGTCCCCACGATGACCGACCACGTCAAACGCGTGCAGCTGGCCGAGACCTTAGGTTTCTCGGCGGTGTGGCTGCGCGATGTGCCTTTCAACGTGCCGGCTTTCGGTGATGCGGGGCAGACCTTCGATCCGTTTGTCTATCTAGGCGCGCTCGCCATGCAGACTCAGTCGATTGCTCTGGGTGCTGCCAGCATCGTGCTGCCCCTGAGGCACCCGGCTCATGTTGCTAAGGCGGCAGCCACCGCTGACGTGCTGTCGGGCGGACGCCTGATTCTGGGCATCGCCTCCGGCGACCGGCCGGAAGAATACCCGGCCCTCGGTATCCCGTTTGCCGATCGAGACGTGCGATTCCGGGAAGCCTATGAATACATCCGCGGCGTGGCCGAGCGTCAGCCCTCGCTGGACAGTGGGTATGGTCGGGTCAGCGGCGGCATCGACAGCCTGCCGAAACCCGTCGGCGGAAAGCTCCCGCTGCTGATCACCGGATCGAGCCGTCAGTCACCCGAGTGGGTGGCGGCAAACGGAGACGGCTGGATGACCTATCCCCGGCCTGCCGCAGCTCAGTCGAACCTGATCCAGGCGTATCGGGATGGTGTCTTGGCCGTGAGCGAATTCGACAAACCGGTCATGGAACCGCTTTACATCGACCTGGTTGACGATCCGACGGCAGCGCCTCAACCGATTCACCTTGGCCTTCGGCTCGGCACTGACGCACTTCGAACCTATCTGGAAAGCCGAAGGGACATTGGCGTCAATCACATTGCGCTTAATCTGCGCTTTTGCCGGGGCAACATTGAACGCACGCTCGAAAAGCTGTCGGTCGAGATTTTGCCTTACTTCAAAACCAGGAACTCATGA
- a CDS encoding CmcJ/NvfI family oxidoreductase: protein MSTSALVNYHVRSEARQAFRFDVGGVIGNLESPELVPTRVEVDDLRDGKRTVDFAADGITFEQFPSAESRFDNSRDWEAAYDLELTKLLRGRINAREVIVFDHTVRVDDPGAPRKPARNVHNDYSTAGARQRVIDLVGSEAARDYEAGHYAFINVWRPIERPIDSSPLGFIRPESIEPDDWMTIDLIYPDRVGQILGVAANASHSWFYLSRMRPDEVVIFNIYDNRGRPFLGHSALDMIEPKTTPTLRKSIESRTLVRFG, encoded by the coding sequence ATGAGCACATCGGCTTTGGTGAACTATCACGTGAGAAGTGAGGCGCGGCAGGCGTTTCGCTTCGACGTGGGTGGCGTCATTGGCAATCTCGAGTCGCCGGAGCTAGTCCCGACGAGAGTTGAAGTTGACGACCTGCGGGACGGCAAACGCACGGTAGATTTTGCCGCCGACGGTATCACCTTCGAGCAGTTTCCCAGTGCCGAGAGTCGTTTCGACAACTCCCGTGACTGGGAGGCTGCCTACGATTTGGAGCTGACCAAACTCCTGCGAGGCCGAATCAACGCTCGCGAGGTCATCGTCTTCGATCACACCGTTCGTGTCGATGACCCCGGCGCTCCGCGCAAGCCTGCGCGAAACGTACACAACGACTACAGCACCGCCGGCGCCAGGCAGCGCGTGATCGATTTGGTGGGTAGCGAAGCCGCAAGAGACTATGAGGCCGGGCACTACGCCTTCATCAACGTCTGGCGGCCCATCGAGCGACCGATCGACTCCTCGCCGTTAGGATTTATTCGCCCGGAATCGATTGAGCCTGACGACTGGATGACGATCGATCTCATTTATCCCGACCGCGTCGGCCAGATTTTAGGCGTTGCGGCTAACGCGTCACACAGCTGGTTCTACCTATCCCGGATGCGGCCGGACGAGGTGGTGATCTTCAACATCTATGACAACCGTGGGCGCCCCTTCCTCGGGCACAGCGCGCTCGACATGATCGAGCCTAAAACGACGCCCACACTCAGAAAAAGTATTGAGAGCCGGACGCTTGTCCGCTTCGGATAA
- a CDS encoding LysR family transcriptional regulator, whose protein sequence is MNFDALESFRIFAETLNFTRAAEQRHLTQPALHKQVQNLTQDFGVDLYGKKGRSLFLTPAGHEVARFARQTRERLIDLQGTVEGKDSHLPITLAAGRGSYLYLLGQGIRAFQNRNPGALRIQVNDSSGTVEAVTRGVAHMGVTVLLEEPKGLDVTPLLDVAPHLVVAKHHPLSSRKSVVVADLDDLPMILPPQPSPLRDMVRNSIKEQNLRFNPVMEAPGWELAMHFASLGLGATIVNGCCIPPRQTKAIPLRGFPSTTYYLIERPSGQFLKAAKELRSCILKHAGSVTLFRT, encoded by the coding sequence ATGAATTTCGATGCCCTTGAGTCCTTCAGAATTTTCGCGGAAACGCTTAATTTCACCCGTGCGGCCGAACAGAGACATCTCACTCAACCCGCTCTGCACAAGCAGGTTCAAAATCTCACACAAGACTTTGGCGTTGATCTTTATGGTAAGAAGGGTCGATCGCTCTTCCTGACACCTGCTGGCCATGAGGTCGCCAGGTTCGCCAGGCAGACCCGCGAGCGGCTGATCGATTTACAGGGAACGGTCGAAGGAAAGGATAGTCACCTACCCATAACGCTCGCTGCGGGTCGCGGTAGCTACCTGTATCTATTGGGACAGGGCATTCGAGCCTTCCAGAACCGAAACCCAGGAGCCCTCCGGATTCAGGTCAACGATAGCTCCGGAACAGTCGAGGCTGTTACAAGAGGCGTTGCCCACATGGGTGTAACCGTATTGCTGGAGGAGCCGAAAGGTCTAGATGTAACGCCATTGCTGGATGTTGCGCCGCACCTGGTAGTGGCGAAGCATCATCCGCTTTCCAGTCGAAAATCGGTTGTTGTAGCAGATCTTGATGATCTGCCCATGATCCTGCCTCCTCAACCCAGTCCGCTGCGAGATATGGTTAGGAATTCCATCAAAGAACAGAACCTGCGTTTTAATCCTGTGATGGAGGCACCAGGCTGGGAGCTTGCTATGCACTTCGCATCGCTTGGTCTAGGCGCCACGATCGTCAACGGCTGCTGTATCCCGCCCCGTCAAACGAAGGCAATTCCGCTCAGAGGTTTCCCAAGCACAACCTACTACCTCATTGAACGACCGTCGGGCCAGTTCCTAAAAGCAGCGAAGGAACTGCGATCCTGCATTCTCAAACACGCTGGTTCCGTCACATTGTTTCGTACCTAG
- a CDS encoding RNA 2'-phosphotransferase has product MDIHRKTEISKFLSYVLRHNPGEVGISLSADGWASIDELIVRLQHRYPEFDEQVLCEIVQQDAKQRYRISGRLIRAQQGHSIAVRVGSLSQPPKVLFHGTTLERWNAIQEDGAVMPMSRQHVHLSASIHTAIQVAGRRRGETHVVLAIRAAEMYESGHEFLLSGNGVWLTGPIPTGFIDVDLTTIDSSKVPAK; this is encoded by the coding sequence ATGGACATTCACCGGAAGACTGAGATCAGCAAATTCTTGAGCTACGTTTTGCGGCACAACCCTGGTGAAGTAGGAATTTCTCTAAGCGCGGACGGCTGGGCAAGCATTGATGAGCTGATAGTGCGCCTACAACACCGCTACCCGGAGTTTGATGAACAGGTTCTTTGCGAAATTGTTCAGCAGGATGCGAAACAACGGTATCGAATTTCAGGTCGCCTCATCAGGGCGCAGCAAGGTCACAGCATAGCGGTCCGCGTTGGCTCGTTGTCCCAGCCTCCCAAGGTTTTGTTCCACGGAACTACGCTGGAGCGCTGGAACGCAATTCAGGAAGACGGTGCCGTCATGCCAATGAGTCGCCAGCACGTGCATCTATCTGCTTCGATACATACAGCGATCCAGGTGGCCGGAAGAAGGCGCGGCGAAACACATGTTGTCTTAGCGATACGAGCCGCCGAAATGTATGAGAGTGGTCATGAGTTTCTTCTTTCCGGTAACGGCGTTTGGTTAACTGGTCCGATACCGACCGGCTTTATCGATGTTGACTTAACTACCATCGATTCATCTAAAGTGCCTGCAAAATAA